The genome window TCAGGAGCGGGAGTTGGGGTCAGAATGCAGAAGTGGCAGTTTGACAATTTACGGTCCACACTGAAGGCTGGCGCTTGGCAGCTCCTcagcaaaagaatttttttttttaactgtttaaaatgTTGCAGGAAAATGGTTTGAAATTTCGCAGGTAGTACTTCTCTCCTTGGGTCTGCCAGAAAGGCCACTGCTTAGCTGAACTGAATTTTCCTGGTGATAATAGCTGGCATGTTTTTATACAAGTATGTGGAATAAACAGCTATGTAGTCCCTCTTTGTTGGAGGGGTGGTGGGCAAATCGGAGCTCATCAGAcatcccccttcccccatctctcttcccagCCTCTGTGTCCAGATGTTTGACTGGTTTGACTACCATGGCCACATGTGTATCTCCTTTGAGCTTCTGGGCCTTAGCACCTTCGATTTCCTCAAAGACAACAACTACCTGCCCTACCCCATCCACCAAGTGCGCCACATGGCCTTCCAGCTGTGCCAGGCCGTCAAGTGTGAGTGGGGCGGGCCGAGGCGGACTCTggggcagcccctccctccattGGACCTCTTCTGTCTCAGTTGTACACTGCTGAAGCCCCTAAACAGTCAACTCAATTATCTGCAGTTCATTTATTCACTATCATGTTgacatctctttctcttctgacttaacTCCTTTACTGATGTCCTTACCATCACTGATTGCTCTTACTCCACATTCAACCTAGCAGGAGCTGGAAGAGAAAGTGTTTGAAGTCAAAGCACCTAATtacctcttttttcctttattcccctTCCTTGGGAAAGTGTAAGTCAGGCAGCAGgcacaaagagacaaaaagattCCTCAAGCTAGAGGTTTACATTTGTCTGAGCTGAGAATGCTCTCTGTTCCCAGCAAACCAGGCAGGAGCAGGGAGTAGTACAGCCAAGGGGCCAGGTAGGGATTAGTACATACTTCCTCCTTGAGTCTTCATAACAGTACAGTTTCACAGAGTTGAATTCACAGGAGTCAGATACACACATATCAAAGTCAGTGCAAAAATGCACCCCATAGGGACTTCCgtagcagtccagtggtttaagactccattcttccactgcagggggtgcgggttcaagccctggttggggaactaagatcccgcgtgtcacgtggtgtggcaaaaaaaaaaaacgtagcAAGCCATCTTTATACATTGGTTGAGAAGTACATGTATATCTGATGTTAATAAGTATAGGGCTtttgacatggatggacctagagactgtaatacagagtgaagtaagtcagaaggagaaaaacaaatatcgtatattaatgcatatatgtggaacctagaaaaacagtacagctgaaccggtttgcagggcagaaatggagacacagatgtagacaacaaacgtatggacaccaagggggggaagtggcaggggtggtggtggtgggatgaattgggagattgggattgacctatatacactaatatgtataaaacataactaataagaacctgctgtataaaaaataaaataaaattcaaaaattaaataagtacaGGGCTTCTTAGACTAGGCATTTCATTTGGATGTAGAGCAGAAAGCAGCCTAGTGCTTCTGGACCTGCCTTCTCACCAGCTTTGAGCTAGGTGACCAAGCCTGGGGTCAGCTGGTACCAGTTAGCTCTGGCCGCCTGGACCAACCCTGACCTGGCCTTCTCCTCTGCAGTCCTCCATGATAACAAGCTGACACATACGGACCTCAAGCCTGAAAATATTCTGTTTGTGAATTCGGACTACGAACTCACCTACAACCTAGAGAAGGTAAGATGGACAGGGTCCACCCCTTGGCCAGTGGGCACAGGTGGCCATGCCACTTTGCCTTTCTCTTAGCCCTTTCTGTCCtcccttttacttctttctcccACATTTTCTGGTCTGGCTCTGACTGAGTAAAACTGCAGTACCAGAATAGATGGAAGGGGAGATGTATaaaacataactaataagaacctgctgtataaaaaataaaattcaaaaattaaataagtacaGGGCTTCTTAGACTAGGCATTTCATTTGGATGTAGAGCAGAAAGCAGCCTAGTGCTTCTGGACCTGCCTTCTCACCAGCTTTGAGCTAGGTGACCAAGCCTGGGGTCAGCTGGTACCAGTTAGCTCTGGCCGCCTGGACCAACCCTGACCTGGCCTTCTCCTCTGCAGTCCTCCATGATAACAAGCTGACACATACGGACCTCAAGCCTGAAAATATTCTGTTTGTGAATTCGGACTACGAACTCACCTACAACCTAGAGAAGGTAAGATGGACAGGGTCCACCCCTTGGCCAGTGGGCACAGGTGGCCATGCCACTTTGCCTTTCTCTTAGCCCTTTCTGTCCtcccttttacttctttctcccACATTTTCTGGTCTGGCTCTGACTGAGTAAAACTGCAGTACCAGAATAGATGGAAGGGGAGAGATGCAAGACTTAAATTGGAAGAGAATTTGGAAAAAGAACCTCAGTTAACTTTCCAGTAGAGTGAAAACGCTTTCAAGTTTCTTGGTTTgggcttccttttctttctgtaagGAAAGCTCAGCTCCACTGACTAACTGGAGATCATGGAGATCTCAGCTAAGGAAGCTATTGCTCACTTTGCTACCTGctatatattttcagaaatactGTACACTGGTCACTTGGGTATACTCTTCAGATGCATAGAGACTTGCATGCTATTCCACAGTTACTCCTAAATCTTCTTCCTCCCCCACTCCTAAAGTAGTCTGCTGGCTATGGGGGCAGCTGTAAAGCAGAAGGCATGTGTGGGAGCAGGCTGGAggtcaaagttgtttttttaaggcTCAGAAGCACTTTAGAGAATAGTGGTAGAAGCTTGGTCTGTTCATTCTCTCAGTCTCGGTGCAGAGGTTCATGTTCTTCCTGCTTTGCCCCTAGAAGCGAGATGAGCGCAGTGTGAAGAGCACAGCTGTGCGGGTGGTAGACTTTGGCAGTGCCACCTTTGACCATGAACACCATAGTACTATTGTCTCCACACGCCATTACCGAGCACCAGAGGTCATCCTCGGTAAGGGGGGAAGGACAAGGTTGTCCAAGTATGTGAGGGGGTGTGGTGGTGAGGATAGGGCCCCCTGAGCCTCATAGTACCTTTTCCTTCCCATTCCTACCCAGAGTTGGGCTGGTCTCAGCCTTGTGATGTGTGGAGTATAGGCTGCATCATCTTCGAATACTATGTTGGCTTCACCCTCTTCCAAGTAAGTGGTGGGGTGTTTTACATGACCACTAGGTATTCTCTTACCTGATTTCCTCGTCTGCTGAGGAGCTGCCTGCTCACTCCACATTGCCTATCTTCTTGGCGGCTAGACCTCAGCATCCCCTCTCGGTCCCATGCTCAGTTCTGTCTTTGTTTCCCAGACCCATGACAACAGAGAACATCTAGCCATGATGGAAAGGATCTTGGGTCCTATCCCTTCCCGGATGATCCGAAAGACAAGGTGAACCTCGAGTGGGAGGGACTtaacccttttccttttctctccacaAAATTGGTCTCTattacatcattttcttttttctttgacacCTGGCCCTCCCCTCAGCTACTCTTGAGATGAGGGAATAAGGGAATCATCCCACAACAAGAGGAACCTCCTGATTCCTCaacttcccccttcccctctaggaagcagaaatatttttatcGGGGTCGCCTGGATTGGGATGAGAACACATCAGCTGGGCGCTACGTTCGAGAAAACTGCAAACCACTTCGGGTGAGCCGGGCTGGGAATAAATTGTGCCCACCACCCAGAGGTCACTTCCGTCTTAAGGTGTTTTGCCCCTGGAATGCATTTCAGAAGCAGAGGGTtaggaaagaaggggaggaaaactgaaagaagacATCTTTTGTTGATAGAAGAGAGATAAGAGGGAGTGGTTTTATGGAGGGAATGAGGTTAGACAGCCATGTTTTTCTTGAGCCAACCAGAGATGAAAGCAATGTTCTGGATTCTTTAGGTCAggcaaaaaagaataaactacctttGAAGAGGTTACATTTTATTGAGGAGCTAAAGAAGATTCATGAAGTTGACAAGGATATACAAGTAGAACTTTCAAAGAGTATGAAGGAATAATTGTGCTAGTGGGAAGGTAGGGTGAGCTGTGACATCAGAAATGGTCACGGTGTGGTCATTCATAATGGTAGCAAGCAGAGCCGTGGTCCTTCAGGATTGAAATCTAGGGCCTTGAAGAACGCAGGGTTTGTAAGGCATCGTGCCTCACCTTTTTCCTGCCCTCCACCACCAGCGGTATCTgacctcagaggcagaggaacACCACCAGCTCTTCGATCTGATTGAAAGCATGCTAGAGTATGAACCTGCCAAGCGGCTGACCTTGGGCGAAGCCCTTCAACACCCTTTCTTCGCCCGCCTTCGGGCTGAGCCACCTAACGCCAAGTTGTGGGACTCCAGTCGGGATATCAGTCGGTGACGATCAGGCCCTGGGCCCCTCTGCCACTCTAACAGCAGTGGGTGTCCAGTCCAGGACACTGGTGCTTTTTTATACAAGAGAACAGAGCCGGAGCCCACTCCTTCCTACTGGCTCCCTATGTACCTGTGAATATGTGAAATAGTGTAAATATGAAAGAACTTGGACCTATCGCTTCAACCCCTGCCTTGTACATAATGCTATTCCATCTCACACTCTTCCCACCCTCACTTGCCCCTTCACAATTGAGTTGGATGTGGGCAGAATGAGGTAACCAGAT of Physeter macrocephalus isolate SW-GA unplaced genomic scaffold, ASM283717v5 random_40, whole genome shotgun sequence contains these proteins:
- the CLK2 gene encoding dual specificity protein kinase CLK2 gives rise to the protein MMPHPRRYHSSERGSRGSYHEHYRSRKHKRRRSRSWSSSSDRTRRRRREDSYHVRSRSSYDDRSSDRRAYDRRYCGSYRRNDYSRDRGEAYYDTDYRHSYEYHRENSSYRSQRSSRRKHRRRRRRSRTFSRSSSHSSRRAKSVEDDAEGHLIYHVGDWLQERYEIVSTLGEGTFGRVVQCVDHRRGGARVALKIIKNVEKYKEAARLEINVLEKINEKDPDNKNLCVQMFDWFDYHGHMCISFELLGLSTFDFLKDNNYLPYPIHQVRHMAFQLCQAVKFLHDNKLTHTDLKPENILFVNSDYELTYNLEKKRDERSVKSTAVRVVDFGSATFDHEHHSTIVSTRHYRAPEVILELGWSQPCDVWSIGCIIFEYYVGFTLFQTHDNREHLAMMERILGPIPSRMIRKTRKQKYFYRGRLDWDENTSAGRYVRENCKPLRRYLTSEAEEHHQLFDLIESMLEYEPAKRLTLGEALQHPFFARLRAEPPNAKLWDSSRDISR